One region of uncultured Methanolobus sp. genomic DNA includes:
- a CDS encoding FumA C-terminus/TtdB family hydratase beta subunit: MEYRLSTPLEKEDIDKLKAGDIVYLSGTMYTARDEAHARILEMAAEDKELPFDLEGAVIYHCGPLMRENENGWEVVAAGPTTSARMSKMTPEVLNVHYVRAFVGKGGMDNVTESMNGKSVYLAFTGGCAALAAMSIEKVNKVHWLDLGMPEAVWELKVENFGPLVVGIDSHGSDLFTDVRKKALEAYSKIE, translated from the coding sequence TGATAAGCTGAAAGCTGGTGATATTGTCTATCTCAGCGGGACCATGTACACTGCAAGAGATGAAGCCCATGCAAGGATTCTTGAAATGGCGGCCGAAGATAAAGAACTTCCATTTGATCTTGAGGGTGCAGTAATATATCATTGCGGTCCGCTTATGAGAGAAAATGAAAATGGCTGGGAAGTCGTTGCTGCCGGACCGACCACCAGTGCAAGAATGTCAAAAATGACACCTGAAGTCCTTAATGTTCACTATGTACGTGCCTTTGTGGGTAAAGGAGGCATGGATAACGTTACAGAATCCATGAATGGAAAATCCGTTTATCTGGCATTCACCGGAGGATGTGCGGCCCTTGCGGCTATGAGTATTGAAAAGGTGAACAAGGTTCACTGGCTTGACCTTGGAATGCCTGAAGCTGTCTGGGAGCTGAAGGTTGAGAACTTCGGTCCTCTGGTTGTGGGAATCGATTCACATGGCAGTGATCTTTTCACAGATGTAAGAAAAAAAGCACTGGAAGCTTATTCTAAAATAGAATAA
- the minD gene encoding cell division ATPase MinD: MTAIIFTIVSGKGGAGTSTAAINLGAALAGFAKKTLIVDVDIGMPAIGLMLGLETSKASIHEVLAGSAELKSAIYDGPNNMHILPGSISLQGFVNANTEVIGDIVESVKEKYDYIILDSPTGINKNSLLAISLADEIIQLVNPDIVSLAGAMKIKAVSDNMGKQFRGVLLNRTGITQNEISAERIGTTLGLKILSTMPEEKNMKNSLAFKAPVVIKYPGSQIAISFNRMAAEIAGIKVSAEKLSPEPPEKKKKAKKFSLAKNKN, translated from the coding sequence ATGACAGCAATAATTTTCACAATCGTCTCTGGGAAGGGGGGTGCAGGCACAAGCACTGCTGCTATAAATCTTGGTGCCGCTCTGGCGGGGTTTGCAAAAAAGACCCTCATCGTCGATGTTGATATCGGAATGCCCGCTATAGGGCTGATGTTAGGACTTGAAACCTCAAAAGCAAGCATTCATGAAGTGCTTGCAGGCAGTGCGGAACTTAAAAGTGCCATTTATGATGGACCCAATAACATGCATATTCTTCCGGGAAGCATATCACTTCAGGGTTTTGTAAACGCGAATACGGAAGTCATCGGCGACATCGTTGAAAGTGTCAAAGAAAAATACGATTACATTATACTGGATTCTCCTACAGGGATAAATAAAAATTCACTATTAGCAATATCCCTTGCAGACGAGATAATCCAGCTTGTTAATCCCGATATAGTATCACTTGCCGGTGCAATGAAGATCAAAGCAGTTTCCGACAATATGGGTAAGCAGTTCAGGGGAGTATTGCTGAACAGGACAGGCATTACTCAAAATGAGATCAGCGCAGAAAGGATCGGAACAACCCTTGGTCTGAAGATATTGTCAACAATGCCGGAAGAGAAGAATATGAAGAACTCACTGGCATTCAAGGCTCCGGTTGTCATAAAATATCCGGGTTCCCAGATAGCTATAAGCTTCAACCGTATGGCTGCTGAAATTGCAGGTATCAAGGTTTCAGCTGAAAAACTATCTCCAGAACCACCTGAGAAGAAGAAAAAGGCAAAAAAATTCTCCCTTGCAAAAAACAAGAACTGA
- a CDS encoding type II secretion system F family protein, whose protein sequence is MANPYFIFAYNLFGKYYEKKRIDYFGLRHDLLKNRADMAYDVYMSGALLSSILCALSALLGVSFLFLALGVPEVKPTRIMLPGWMAPYLQYKSIVLGVFFGILLTAVVFLIVYKLFVLYPSIMAGDRKRRIDSMLPYAVNYMSAMSGAGVLPVDLFRSLANNDIYGEMAVECRYLVRDLEILGYDLVTAMKNLSVTTPSTALQDFLQGAITVVTSGGQLEPYFQIKTEQFILENRQNQKEFLETLGLLGETYVTAFVAGPLFLVVVISIMSIMGNAQLIFLYVIIYALIPIGSIMYVVLISTLTPEA, encoded by the coding sequence ATGGCTAATCCGTATTTTATCTTTGCTTACAATCTTTTCGGAAAATACTATGAAAAGAAGAGGATTGATTATTTTGGCCTGCGTCATGACCTCCTGAAAAACAGAGCGGATATGGCATATGATGTCTACATGTCCGGTGCGCTCCTGAGTTCGATCCTTTGTGCACTGTCAGCTTTGCTTGGGGTTTCGTTCCTGTTTTTAGCCCTTGGTGTTCCTGAGGTGAAACCTACCAGAATTATGTTACCAGGATGGATGGCGCCATATCTTCAATACAAATCCATTGTTCTTGGTGTGTTTTTCGGGATTTTATTAACAGCTGTTGTATTTTTAATTGTTTACAAACTCTTTGTCCTGTACCCATCCATTATGGCCGGTGACAGGAAAAGAAGAATTGACAGCATGTTACCTTATGCTGTAAATTATATGTCAGCCATGTCCGGTGCAGGAGTTCTTCCTGTTGATCTTTTCAGGTCACTTGCAAATAATGACATCTATGGGGAGATGGCAGTTGAGTGCAGGTATCTTGTGCGTGACCTGGAGATTCTTGGTTATGACCTTGTGACTGCCATGAAAAATCTTTCTGTGACAACGCCGTCCACGGCATTGCAGGATTTCCTGCAGGGTGCCATCACTGTGGTAACTTCAGGAGGGCAGCTTGAGCCTTACTTCCAGATCAAGACTGAACAATTCATCCTGGAGAACCGCCAGAACCAGAAAGAATTCCTGGAAACCCTTGGTCTTCTGGGAGAAACTTATGTAACTGCTTTTGTTGCCGGACCACTTTTTCTTGTGGTGGTGATCTCAATCATGTCCATCATGGGAAATGCGCAACTTATATTCCTTTATGTGATTATCTACGCACTGATACCCATTGGGAGTATCATGTACGTTGTTCTTATCAGTACTCTTACTCCGGAGGCCTAA
- a CDS encoding type II secretion system F family protein produces MEIKEIFGSDARSRDSLTEEELSELEDSLIDTRIEESKKNVIIREFIKNPVLTLSYYPEYTFILSVPVGLVFLFAGLMLTWGTPIIDDVIIFSVLISITPPAITFHKKYKRTDTIEEYLPTFLRDISEMSRAGLTLPRAVNTVAKGEYGALTKEVQVMDASMSWGVSFEEALRNFAKRVSTPIIVRSVSLITQASKAGGRVASVLEAAARDAREVKLLERERRGNMMVYVVISYMSFFVFLFVIGMLTSTFVPTMAEAGKAAQSAGAGSQFIGAFDPAKYTRLMMHTGVIQGFMSGLVAGQMGEGSVFQGLKHSIILTLVAWMVFTFVI; encoded by the coding sequence ATGGAAATTAAGGAGATTTTCGGGTCGGATGCCAGGTCACGTGACTCGCTTACAGAAGAAGAACTAAGTGAACTGGAGGACAGTCTGATAGATACACGGATAGAGGAATCAAAGAAGAATGTGATTATCCGGGAATTTATCAAAAACCCTGTCCTGACATTGTCATATTATCCTGAATATACTTTTATCCTGAGTGTGCCTGTTGGGCTTGTATTCCTTTTTGCAGGTCTTATGCTGACCTGGGGCACACCGATCATCGATGACGTGATTATATTCTCGGTGCTTATTTCAATCACCCCGCCTGCCATAACATTCCATAAGAAGTACAAGAGGACAGATACCATTGAGGAATACCTGCCAACTTTCCTCAGAGATATTTCTGAAATGAGCAGAGCCGGACTTACTCTTCCAAGGGCTGTGAATACTGTTGCCAAAGGAGAGTACGGAGCCCTGACAAAGGAAGTTCAGGTCATGGATGCTTCGATGTCATGGGGTGTGTCTTTTGAAGAAGCACTTCGGAATTTTGCAAAAAGGGTGTCAACTCCGATAATAGTAAGATCGGTTTCTCTTATCACACAGGCAAGTAAAGCAGGAGGCCGTGTTGCCTCGGTTCTTGAAGCTGCTGCACGTGATGCAAGGGAAGTAAAATTACTGGAGCGTGAGAGACGGGGCAACATGATGGTATATGTTGTCATCAGTTACATGTCGTTCTTTGTGTTCCTTTTTGTAATTGGAATGCTAACATCCACATTCGTACCCACAATGGCGGAAGCAGGAAAAGCTGCACAGTCAGCAGGCGCCGGGAGCCAGTTCATCGGTGCATTTGACCCGGCAAAGTACACACGTCTTATGATGCATACCGGCGTGATACAGGGATTTATGAGCGGACTTGTGGCAGGACAGATGGGCGAAGGTTCTGTGTTTCAGGGCCTGAAGCACTCCATCATCCTTACACTGGTTGCCTGGATGGTTTTCACTTTTGTGATCTAA
- a CDS encoding type II/IV secretion system ATPase subunit produces the protein MSLNDTSDDRTEKSDEVEEFLQKIKKSGMKSESSAENNGDSALMDDIPIEGPAEDMIPEDSMTDEINATEIDTDTVPVEQEEKGPESSDANIPGISMDHDDLHEDELDSTLAVDEDDVIGELADLILPDAEPISIEGLKSKIDDVYIPSFRDDIEEERDSFWKGTISEIFNEEPIEDDLFAEEEKGTSILDRINKLFSPKKSYMEPYNVVEHGSIVDLTMPADSPYREVELYEINPLYAYVRIAYNPESHEYQYQAIEPVLTEKEQELLDTIKLKFIETLDVNLKEISRKNAEEYLKENVMKYLQEFKIDISPRKRERIMYHIVRDYVGYGEIDVLMRDPNLEDISCDGPNTPVYIYHKEYNSIPSDVEFPSDEVLDSFAIRIAQICGRHISIAKPLLDATMPDGSRIQMTLGREITTRGSTFTIRRFKDNPITPANLIEFHTFSTAMMAYMWLAVDSSKSLVFAGGTASGKTTAMNAVSLFIQPEMKIVSIEDTRELNLSHPNWIPGVTRQAFAGEDKGSIEMYELLRASLRQRPEYILVGEVRGAEAYVLFQAMSTGHTTFSTMHADSVQSVVHRLENPPINVPRIMIQALDLVAIQVQVKVGDERVRRCKSLTEIVGVDPRTGELLTNDVFVWDAARDMFQYSGRSYIIESVMENRGWTEERVRDELKQRQDILEWARDKSITHFRDFAKIVVGYNREPEMIMKLVRQELYG, from the coding sequence TTGAGTTTAAATGATACTTCTGATGACCGGACAGAGAAATCAGATGAGGTTGAAGAGTTCCTGCAGAAAATAAAAAAATCCGGGATGAAATCCGAATCCTCTGCAGAAAATAATGGAGATAGCGCCTTAATGGATGATATCCCTATAGAAGGACCTGCTGAAGATATGATCCCGGAAGACAGCATGACTGATGAAATTAATGCGACTGAAATTGATACAGACACTGTACCCGTAGAACAAGAAGAAAAAGGGCCTGAATCATCCGATGCGAATATTCCAGGGATCAGCATGGATCATGATGATCTACATGAAGATGAACTTGACAGTACTCTGGCAGTTGATGAGGATGATGTGATCGGTGAACTTGCAGACCTTATCCTCCCGGATGCAGAACCTATAAGCATCGAGGGATTGAAAAGCAAGATAGATGATGTCTATATCCCATCATTCAGGGATGATATTGAAGAAGAGAGAGATTCATTCTGGAAAGGTACTATTTCCGAAATATTCAACGAGGAACCAATTGAAGATGACCTTTTTGCAGAAGAGGAAAAAGGCACTTCGATTCTTGACCGTATCAACAAACTGTTTTCACCGAAAAAATCCTACATGGAACCTTATAATGTTGTGGAACACGGGTCCATAGTAGACCTCACGATGCCTGCTGATAGTCCTTACAGGGAAGTGGAACTGTATGAGATAAATCCGCTCTATGCGTATGTCAGAATTGCATACAACCCGGAGTCACATGAATATCAATATCAGGCAATCGAACCTGTTCTTACGGAAAAGGAACAGGAACTACTTGATACTATAAAACTGAAGTTTATCGAAACACTTGATGTGAACCTTAAGGAAATTTCCCGCAAAAACGCTGAGGAATATCTGAAAGAAAATGTAATGAAATACCTGCAGGAATTCAAGATTGACATTTCACCAAGAAAACGTGAGAGAATAATGTACCACATTGTCCGTGACTATGTAGGATATGGAGAAATCGATGTGCTCATGAGGGATCCGAACCTGGAAGACATCTCCTGTGACGGACCTAATACTCCTGTTTACATCTACCATAAAGAATACAATTCAATCCCAAGCGACGTTGAATTCCCATCCGATGAAGTTCTGGATTCTTTTGCCATAAGGATTGCACAGATATGCGGCAGACATATATCTATTGCAAAACCATTGCTGGATGCTACAATGCCGGATGGTTCACGTATCCAGATGACCCTTGGACGTGAAATCACCACCCGTGGAAGTACTTTTACTATCAGGAGATTCAAGGACAATCCAATAACTCCTGCCAACCTGATAGAATTCCATACATTCTCAACAGCTATGATGGCTTATATGTGGCTGGCTGTTGATTCAAGTAAAAGCCTGGTATTTGCCGGAGGAACCGCTTCCGGTAAGACAACGGCCATGAATGCGGTTTCACTTTTCATTCAGCCGGAAATGAAAATTGTTTCCATTGAAGATACAAGGGAACTGAACCTCTCACATCCGAACTGGATTCCCGGTGTAACCAGACAGGCATTTGCCGGAGAGGACAAGGGTTCCATTGAGATGTATGAACTTCTCAGGGCATCTTTGAGACAAAGACCTGAATACATCCTGGTGGGTGAGGTGCGAGGTGCCGAAGCTTATGTACTGTTCCAGGCAATGTCCACAGGACACACCACATTCTCAACAATGCATGCAGATTCGGTGCAATCCGTCGTACACAGACTGGAAAACCCACCAATCAATGTACCAAGAATTATGATACAGGCACTTGATCTTGTAGCTATCCAGGTACAGGTCAAGGTTGGCGATGAACGCGTCAGAAGGTGCAAGAGCCTTACTGAAATAGTAGGCGTAGATCCCAGAACTGGTGAGTTGCTTACAAATGACGTTTTCGTATGGGATGCTGCACGTGACATGTTCCAGTATTCCGGACGTTCCTATATTATTGAAAGTGTGATGGAAAACCGCGGATGGACTGAAGAGAGAGTCCGTGATGAACTAAAACAGCGACAGGACATACTTGAATGGGCACGTGACAAGAGCATCACGCACTTCAGAGACTTTGCAAAGATCGTCGTGGGCTATAACCGCGAACCTGAAATGATAATGAAACTCGTAAGGCAGGAATTGTATGGCTAA